Proteins from one Mytilus galloprovincialis chromosome 11, xbMytGall1.hap1.1, whole genome shotgun sequence genomic window:
- the LOC143051702 gene encoding uncharacterized protein LOC143051702, producing the protein MLEGGDDLVTINGTLQRHINTEDGKTHHNCDVCAREFSQSGDLKKHMRTHAGEKPYKCDVCAREFSQKGNLKTHMITHSGEKPHECDVCFTKLSRSSDLKGHMRTHTGEKPYKCDVCAREFSQKGNLKTHMITHSGEKPHECDVCFQKFSRIADLKRHMRTHTGEKPHKCDVCASEFSQGTLLKAHMSTHTGNNPHGCDVCGKGFRFLSYLQIHMRTHTGDKPHECDVCDKSFSQHGALRIHMRTHTGEKPHDCDVCGKGFSHRCNLQRHMRIHTGENMMNLMTVIYVVKCFVIGEFYGIT; encoded by the coding sequence ATGTTAGAGGGAGGAGATGATTTAGTCACAATCAATGGTACTCTACAGAGACACATAAACACAGAGGATGGTAAAACACATCATAATTGTGATGTCTGTGCCAGGGAATTTAGTCAAAGTGGTGACTTAAAaaaacacatgagaacacatgctggtgaaaaaccttataaatgtgatgtttGTGCTAGAGAATTTAGTCAAAAAGGTAACTTAAAGACACACATGATAACACATTCTGGTGAAAAACCTCATGAGTGTGatgtttgttttacaaaattgagtCGAAGTAGTGACTTAAAGGGAcatatgagaacacatactggtgaaaaaccttataaatgtgatgtttGTGCTAGAGAATTTAGTCAAAAAGGTAACTTAAAGACACACATGATAACACATTCTGGTGAAAAACCTCATGAGTGTGatgtttgttttcaaaaattttcCCGCATTGCTGACTTAAAGAGAcatatgagaacacatactggtgaaAAGCCTCATAAATGTGATGTTTGTGCTAGTGAATTTTCTCAAGGTACTCTACTAAAGGCACACATGAGTACACATACTGGAAATAACCCTCATggctgtgatgtatgtggtaaaggttTTCGTTTTCTTAgttatttacagattcacatgagaacTCATACAGGCGATAAACCTCATGAGTGTGATGTTTGTGATAAAAGCTTTAGTCAGCATGGAGCTTTACGGATACACATGAGAACTCATACAGGTGAAAAACCccatgactgtgatgtatgtggtaaagggtttagtcaccGTTGTAATttacagagacacatgagaatacatacagggGAAAACATGATGaacctcatgactgtgatttATGTGGTAAAGTGTTTCGTAATAGGAGAATTTTACGGtatcacatga
- the LOC143051701 gene encoding uncharacterized protein LOC143051701, with the protein MITHSGDKPHECDVCGKAFNLLGNLQRHMRTHTDEKPHNCNICGKRFNQYSNLQSHMRTHTGDKPYNCELCGKRFSQHGIIQRHMRIHTGDKPYDCNVCGKGFSEKGNLQNHMRTHTGDKPYQCDECDKRFNHPSNLQRHIRIHTGDKPHSCDVCGKRFSEQGNLQIHMRTHTEDKPHECDVCGKRFTQLVSLQIHMRIHTGDKPHYCDVCGKRFSRLGNLQSHMRTHTGDRPHVCDVCGKSFSQHSSLKRHTRTHRGDKHDNSHDCDVCGKGFSQLSSLQIHMRTHTGGKPYNCGVCGKRSSQRSD; encoded by the coding sequence ATGATAACACATTCTGGTGATAAACCTCATGagtgtgatgtatgtggtaaagcaTTTAATCTCCTTGGTAATttacagagacacatgagaacacacacAGATGAGAAACCTCATAACTGTAATATATGTGGTAAACGGTTTAATCAGTATAGTAATTTACAGagtcacatgagaacacatacaggagATAAACCATATAATTGTGAATTATGTGGTAAACGGTTTAGTCAGCATGGTATAATACAGAGACATatgagaatacatacaggtgataaaccttatgactgtaatgtatgtggtaaaggatttAGTGAGAAAGGTAATTTACAGaatcacatgagaacacatacaggtgataaaccttatCAATGTGATGAATGTGATAAAAGGTTTAATCATCCTAGTAATTTACAACGTCACATAAGaatacatacaggtgataaacctcatagctgtgatgtatgtggtaaaaggTTCAGTGAGCAAGGTAATTTACaaattcacatgagaacacatacagaaGATAAACCTCAtgaatgtgatgtatgtggtaagcGGTTTACTCAGCTTGTTAGTTTGCAAattcacatgagaatacatacaggcgATAAACCTCATTACTGTGATGTATGTGGCAAAAGGTTTAGTCGACTTGGTAATTTACAAagtcacatgagaacacatacaggcgaTAGACCGCatgtctgtgatgtatgtggGAAAAGTTTCAGTCAGCATAGTAGTTTAAAAAGACACACGAGAACTCATAGAGGTGACAAACATGATAACTctcatgactgtgatgtatgtggtaaagggttcaGTCAGCTTAGtagtttacagattcacatgagaacacatacaggggGAAAACCTTATAACTGTGGTGTATGTGGTAAAAGGTCTAGTCAGCGTAGTGATTGA